Proteins found in one Phytohabitans houttuyneae genomic segment:
- a CDS encoding pyridoxal phosphate-dependent aminotransferase — translation MRHGNVDLGLLRTGAHSPSVFALSRSMGDGTPIVDFCIPCNPYFPTPDMFAALAQNLESILKYYPSDSAEITNKLCSVLGLHQKTVAMANGSTELITWLDHLMVKESIAIPIPTFGRWTDQPLETGKRVDMFPLQEADGYALDLEEYVAFIRSRGSRVAVICNPNNPDGGFLPRREVLRFVDALTDLDLVVVDESFIDFVEAERQPSIAPDAAIRPNVVVLKSLGKNFGLHGIRFGYLVANPQIAGKIAKILPKWNLNSLAETVVHMIQDYETEYRESLRLLARDRYAMADELARVPGLTVFPSQGNFLLVKLPPGWSGVDLRDYLLSRHGLFVRECGNKLGMTSQFLRFVVRPQQDVRLLVEGMLSYGRYLHGESSPSLSATDDRYGTSSALEPDNLIPYPGRRGLATATAN, via the coding sequence GTGCGACACGGAAACGTCGACCTTGGTCTGCTGCGCACCGGGGCTCACAGCCCGTCGGTCTTCGCGCTCAGCCGCAGCATGGGAGATGGCACACCGATCGTCGACTTCTGCATCCCGTGCAACCCGTACTTCCCCACGCCGGACATGTTCGCCGCGCTGGCGCAGAACCTTGAGTCGATCCTCAAGTACTACCCGAGCGACTCCGCCGAGATCACGAACAAGCTGTGCAGCGTGCTCGGCCTGCACCAGAAGACGGTCGCGATGGCCAACGGCTCCACCGAGCTGATCACCTGGCTCGACCACCTCATGGTCAAGGAGAGCATCGCGATCCCGATCCCGACGTTCGGCCGCTGGACCGACCAGCCGCTGGAGACCGGCAAGCGGGTCGACATGTTTCCCCTGCAGGAGGCCGACGGGTACGCGCTGGACCTGGAGGAGTACGTCGCGTTCATCCGCAGCCGCGGCTCCCGCGTGGCGGTGATCTGCAACCCCAACAACCCCGACGGCGGCTTCCTGCCCCGCCGCGAGGTGCTGCGCTTCGTCGACGCGCTCACCGACCTCGACCTCGTGGTGGTGGACGAGTCGTTCATCGACTTCGTCGAGGCCGAGCGGCAGCCGTCGATCGCGCCGGACGCGGCCATCCGCCCGAACGTGGTGGTGCTCAAGAGCCTCGGCAAGAACTTCGGCCTGCACGGCATCCGCTTCGGCTACCTGGTGGCCAACCCGCAGATCGCCGGCAAGATCGCAAAGATCCTCCCGAAGTGGAACCTGAACTCCCTCGCCGAGACGGTCGTCCACATGATCCAGGACTACGAGACCGAGTACCGGGAGAGCCTGCGCCTGCTCGCCCGCGACAGGTACGCGATGGCCGACGAGCTGGCCCGCGTGCCCGGCCTGACCGTCTTCCCCTCGCAGGGCAACTTCCTGCTGGTCAAGCTCCCGCCCGGGTGGAGCGGCGTGGACCTGCGCGACTACCTGCTGTCCCGGCACGGCCTGTTCGTCCGCGAGTGCGGCAACAAGCTCGGCATGACCAGCCAGTTTCTGCGCTTCGTGGTGCGCCCGCAGCAGGACGTGCGGCTGCTTGTCGAGGGCATGCTCTCGTACGGCCGCTACCTGCACGGCGAGTCCAGCCCGTCGCTGTCCGCGACCGACGACCGGTACGGCACGTCGTCCGCGCTCGAGCCCGACAACCTGATCCCCTACCCCGGCCGCCGCGGCCTAGCCACCGCCACCGCCAACTAG